From one Budorcas taxicolor isolate Tak-1 chromosome 21, Takin1.1, whole genome shotgun sequence genomic stretch:
- the GEMIN2 gene encoding gem-associated protein 2 isoform X1 — MRWVGRSSLKTMAWVPAESAVEELMPRLLPVEPCDLTESFDPSVPPRTPQEYLRRVQIEAAQCPDVVVAQIDPKKLKRKQSVNISLSGCQPAPEGYSPTLQWQQQQVAQFSTVRQSVNRHRSHWKSQQLDSNVTMPKSEDEEGWKKFCLGERLCAEGAIGLAASESPGIDYVQIGFPPLLSIVSRMNQATVTSVLEYLNNWFGERDFTPELGRWLYALLACLEKPLLPEAHSLIRQLARRCSEVRLLVDSKDDERVPALNLLICLVSRYFDQRDLADEPS; from the exons ATGCGCTGGGTGGGACGCTCTTCATTGAAAACTATGGCGTGGGTACCTGCGGAGTCTGCGGTGGAGGAGTTGATGCCACGGCTTTTGCCGGTGGAGCCCTGCGACTTGACGGAAAGTTTCGATCCCAGCGTACCTCCGAGGACTCCCCAGGAATACCTGAGGCGGGTCCA GATCGAAGCAGCTCAATGTCCAGATGTTGTGGTAGCTCAAATTGACCCAAAGAAGTTGAAAAGGAAGCAAAGTGTGAATATTTCT CTTTCAGGATGCCAGCCTGCCCCAGAAGGATACTCCCCCACTCTGCAGTGGCAACAGCAACAAGTGGCACAATTTTCAACTGTTCGGCAG AGTGTGAACAGACATAGAAGTCACTGGAAATCACAACAGTTGGATAGTAACGTGACCATG ccaaaATCTGAAGATGAAGAAGGCTGGAAAAAATTTTGTCTAGGTGAAAGGTTATGTGCTGAAGGGGCTATTGGACTAGCTGCAAGTGAAAGTCCTGGAATTGATTATGTACAA attggTTTTCCTCCCTTGCTTAGTATTGTTAGCAGAATGAATCAG GCAACAGTAACTAGTGTCTTGGAATATCTGAATAATTGGTTTGGAGAAAGAGACTTTACTCCAGAATTG GGAAGATGGCTTTATGCTTTATTGGCTTGTCTTGAAAAACCTTTATTACCGGAGGCTCATTCACTGATTCGGCAGCTTGCAAGAAGGTGCTCTGAAGTGAGGCTTCTGGTG gACAGCAAAGATGATGAAAGGGTTCCTGCTTTGAATTTATTAATCTGCTTGGTTAGCAG GTATTTTGACCAGCGTGACTTAGCTGATGAGCCATCCTGA
- the GEMIN2 gene encoding gem-associated protein 2 isoform X2: MAWVPAESAVEELMPRLLPVEPCDLTESFDPSVPPRTPQEYLRRVQIEAAQCPDVVVAQIDPKKLKRKQSVNISLSGCQPAPEGYSPTLQWQQQQVAQFSTVRQSVNRHRSHWKSQQLDSNVTMPKSEDEEGWKKFCLGERLCAEGAIGLAASESPGIDYVQIGFPPLLSIVSRMNQATVTSVLEYLNNWFGERDFTPELGRWLYALLACLEKPLLPEAHSLIRQLARRCSEVRLLVDSKDDERVPALNLLICLVSRIQVGCTRGVCLVF, translated from the exons ATGGCGTGGGTACCTGCGGAGTCTGCGGTGGAGGAGTTGATGCCACGGCTTTTGCCGGTGGAGCCCTGCGACTTGACGGAAAGTTTCGATCCCAGCGTACCTCCGAGGACTCCCCAGGAATACCTGAGGCGGGTCCA GATCGAAGCAGCTCAATGTCCAGATGTTGTGGTAGCTCAAATTGACCCAAAGAAGTTGAAAAGGAAGCAAAGTGTGAATATTTCT CTTTCAGGATGCCAGCCTGCCCCAGAAGGATACTCCCCCACTCTGCAGTGGCAACAGCAACAAGTGGCACAATTTTCAACTGTTCGGCAG AGTGTGAACAGACATAGAAGTCACTGGAAATCACAACAGTTGGATAGTAACGTGACCATG ccaaaATCTGAAGATGAAGAAGGCTGGAAAAAATTTTGTCTAGGTGAAAGGTTATGTGCTGAAGGGGCTATTGGACTAGCTGCAAGTGAAAGTCCTGGAATTGATTATGTACAA attggTTTTCCTCCCTTGCTTAGTATTGTTAGCAGAATGAATCAG GCAACAGTAACTAGTGTCTTGGAATATCTGAATAATTGGTTTGGAGAAAGAGACTTTACTCCAGAATTG GGAAGATGGCTTTATGCTTTATTGGCTTGTCTTGAAAAACCTTTATTACCGGAGGCTCATTCACTGATTCGGCAGCTTGCAAGAAGGTGCTCTGAAGTGAGGCTTCTGGTG gACAGCAAAGATGATGAAAGGGTTCCTGCTTTGAATTTATTAATCTGCTTGGTTAGCAG GATCCAAGTAGGATGCACTCGTGGCGTTTGTCTG GTATTTTGA